The window tcgaaatctcgagcgattgccaattccgtggccatctggagggcaaagctaaattggcttcaaagaaactgggcgtcattaatagagcacggcaatacttcaagccggcccacattctagcgctgtacaaagcgcaggtccggccacacatggagtattgctgtcatctctggtctggcgcaccccagtatcagctcgatccatttgaccgcgtgcaacgcagagcagcgcgaattgtcggggacccagtactctgtgaacggctggatcacttggcgttgcgtagagacgtcgcttcattgtgtgtcttctgccgcatttatcacggggagtgttccgaagagctgtttaacctgattcctgccgccgaattccaccttcgcacgacacgccacaagttaggatatcatcctcaccatctggatgtgtggcggtcctccacagtgcggtttacaaggagctttcttccacgtactacaaagctgtggaatgaacttccttgtgcggtgtttccgggacgatacgacatgggtaccttcaaaaaaagcgcgtacaccttccttaaaggccggcaacgctcctgtgattcctctggtgtagcaagagagtatgggcggcagtgatcacttaacaacaggtgacccgtacgctcgtttgtcctcctattccataaaaaaaaaagaatttaaacaCGTTATTCAATTTGAGTAATATTTAGTACGATTTAAGTTATAAGTAATGGGTGAACTTAAATTTTCACTAATGGAGGTTACAACAATATCGATGCAAATTAAACGCTTTTGAAGGAAAGAAAGaagcgaccgaggccaccggcgcccgcgtccgcgtcaACAGGCaaccaaggcggcagcgcctttgccttcatgtttgagctttcagagctgttcgacattgacgaaatcacagccctggccagcaggctcgaggctgtccgggacgacccaccgtcgctcctgcaagttatggcagacaacgccaaaatattccgtgccctcaccgatatagggcgaaagtataaaaacattcgcgatgcctaattacgtaagcggacgggttaaaccacaaacgctccgtatagcgtattttaacgcccaaggccttaagccacaactagacttggtgaaggagttcgctcacgaacatcaattagacctattcttagcgcaagagacatttctaaaaccacgtatacgcgattcgcgtatcgctaattataacttagtcaggaatgatcgcaccacccgtatgggcggtaccctcatttattttaaaaggtctctacactgcatacctatagatcctccggtcctcactaatatcgaggcctctgccatccgagtcagtatggcgaatcaccagccgatcactgttatttcagcttatcttccgcctaacaaacaagtattagacacagatatagaagcattactcggccacggggccgcagtcatagtgggcggcgatcttaacgccaaacactccagctggaacagtagagccataaatagaaacggaatcttataagattcgctgacagacacgctgaacttttcagtaatagcacccgacgaaccaacacgttatccggataacgtcgcgcaccgacccgacattctagacgttgtgttacttaaaaacgtaacgctcaatgtaaattcaatcgaggtttttcacgaattagagtcagaccaccggcccgtcgtcctaaatctaggcccaccggttaactttcaaccaccgacgaaaacagtgatcgactggcaacggctggaaaaggatctcgagtctatcaagtccgacgaatGTGGCaacgttggcagccggaggagacctcgcccaggcgcactatctgctcaggccacctgggctagctattgttatcgcgcactattgttcgggactctttgagtctcgcacctgttacgttccttcgcggaacgtagcttagttattatcagtgttaattacccggttttacgatcgtgttagttagcacctgtgctgtgtttcgcgattctgcacgctaatcgtgtgtgtttgtgaattgcagttcgtgccgtgtgtgtcttctccgcaggggcctgcacagcgtgcatcagggttccggcccagccagtctacatccagcaaagctaagtcttagtcttttattatcattaatttcttttaatttttgcatattttattattattaatattattaattaatgtgcaagtgtacaacttaactatagttgtccacttaattattatattccccctctgcctgactcgggcagcgggagttgttgcccgctcaacctagttaataaatatgacaaccatggcttcaccaatggttgccgacgagggccttctaagcgccctactagataggttattcacggagaagatcgctccacTAATTAAGGAAACAATAGATCAGACAGTGGATCCGGCTTTTAgagcgaaatccaaaaaatataactcgTCATCTGACGTAtcgggttccgacggggaatccgaaatggaattaggTAATGACTCCGACGCAAGCTCCGTAGCTTCGGTCAAACcaaggaaagtgatcacccgatcagcccgcccgcctgtccttcaggcttactttgacgcgcaggcgacccctaaggtcctcGCGGTcactcctgaccgcacggaagcccctcaggcttccagtgcttcaccggcccagccggaaaccgctctaccgtcgagagcggagagtgtcgcgttgGACACGGACGGCCTCACCACCGTAAGCCGTAAaaagaagcgcggtcgtgaaTCGCCTTCTGTCGATGGCAcgcccgccaagaaagccgcggccacgactatctccactcccgcgcccgcgcccgctaaagcccgcgtaccgcctccgaccaagcgcccgccccctatttttataggagaccgaggccgctggttggtgATCGAAAATAGGATCccaaagacgctctccttccaggcgagggcgtaccaatctctttcaccttgaccttataccggacgtcatcgactcggtcgacacggctcacagtgctatctctcatgtgacgtcacatatacaaaataggatcaaggcctgctccaggcaggttccgacgatgcaaccgcatcgcctaaacctgcctccagaggtcaggaacttactcacacagaagcacagagccactagactttacgataggtatccgtcggtcgagaaaaGGCGccacctacagcgggtggtaccgtaaccttaagccatcacatgtggctttctggaagctgcctcgcgcgttcaaacaggagccgcccactgtcatgcctcctttggaaagaccgggactgcagccggcgctcgatgacgatgagaaggctgaatgcctcgccgatagtctcgagagtcagtgctctccaaatgcagcagccgacccgacacacgttgacgaagttgatcgtgaagttgaacgtcgctccgctctgagcccttcaggcgatgtaataaaacccacctcttacgaataGGTGAAGCttatcattaaggagcttcactccaagaaggccccggggcctgacactataaacaatagggttcttaaaatgctaccctcgactcttattactttattggttaccatttttaatattctattttctaatagcgcgttccccgaacaatggaaggattccattgttatcggtatcccaaaacccaataaacctaaagctaatccgagtagataggcctattagcttaattaactcgatcgggaaactttacgaaagattaattctcgcgcgtcttaatcattacatcgcggagcttaacctgatacccgacatacagttcggattcagaaccgctcactcgtgtccccagcaggctcaccgactcaccgagcacattctcatacggcgtcaatttcacgctaccacggcagccgtgtttttcgatgtcgcgaaggccttcgacaaggtatggcacaacggcttagtattcaagctgtatcaactgggagtgccagacaggctcgtgcgcatcattcgagcctaccttactgatcgctccttccgatatcgagtagagggcaccctatcctcacccagacccatcagttctggcgtgccacagggttcgatcctctctcccactcttttctcgctcttcacgagcgacattcccaagtttccgagtgtccagctcgctcagtacgctgacgacacggcactacGCCTACGCGACTGACGAtacgaaaataaatttaagttgaaaatagtgtaaaaaaaatatacttcattgtaaaaaaagcgtggggtgctttttaagatattattaaaataataattcttctacaccccgcgcttttttttacaataaaatatatttttttacactattttcaaatattatttattttatattttttagttgaattttatataaagcgtgcttttttgtttttttttaactattatttattattcactttttagttaaattttctataaaagcgtatttttaaaactattaagtactttaaaatCAATTCCTgtcttatcgactatagatgaaaattatataaattaacaaaaatcatattttgcaaattgaaaaatttaataattttatcaaattagtgtaatgtcatcggtcctcgaaaatctacaaagtttgaacgaaatctagccggttttttttttttttgagaggaggaaatactgttacgtatttacgcccctgagcggggcgtaatatgtcggactcgagtgtccgcgtaagcggacgccccataccgactaaaacctattctgtgctgttagcagccctggctttcacagcgaagtaggacgtgggccgtggaggccgcaaagactacgcaacaacagtcgcggggcgtctcctaaggagactcgaacctcagaccggctgtgtgcttgtgggaaggagagagaatgaaaatgaaaatgaagatgaattgaagatgaaaagatgagaagaacacactcgccggcgagtgtggtgatgtttagtgtaatgtatgtaagtgtgtgtgtatgtgtttatgattgtatgtatgtatgtatgtttgtatgtgtgtaagtagtgtaaatgttagtgtgcatgtatgtttgtggagtgtttgtggttgtgtaagtggtgtatgtcagtccgtcagtcagtccgtgtgttagtgagtgtagtgaaacgattacaggacgaggactaacgtctcgtcgggtatcaaaacaatgtgtggtgtatctagggtgcgggccgctggccatcgtcagagtgacgagtgccagtggtttgcggtggttgaccgcgcctacgcctgcgaaggcggtgtgtgcgtgtctgtgtcggtgtttgtgtgggtgtcgcgttcgcgatggtgatgtcgtcatccgggtctaccgttacgtgtctgggacgtcttattgggttgagactatggtgaaggggggtgtacccgcatgccttcctaaccaagatgttgggatggttaggcgccttgtcaaagaagcgtcgcgagatctctttaaagtgttgagctatcgtcggaagctctaggtcgcggtgaaggtcaacgtttcggatgaaccacggggctccggttgccatgcgcgtgaatttattttgaactacttgcaaacgacgtaagtgactcggtcgggtgtgcgcgaaaacgacgcttgcgtatgacagtatgggccgtacgatggttttgtacagcgtcactttgtgtttgagcggaagtttgcttcgcccacacacaagtggataaaggcgactgaggacaaatcgggctctattgcataccgtatcaatatgtttcttgaagttcatattgctgttgaacgtgactcctaagtatttgtaatccttcacccacggtatgggtgtttcatacaatttaatgacgtcggtcggtcgtttttagcgcggatgctattcgcgttaccgaagagtaccgctgcactcttggtggggttcacttcaatccgccattttctgaaccagttgcctagttcatcgacggcggcttgaagcactttaatgttcctgctcaaggttgagcggttcaatagagcggagccaaagtagagtgccgtatcgtcagcgtactgagcgagctggacattcggaaacttgggaatgtcgctcgtgaagagcgagaaaagagtgggagagaggactgaaccctgtggcatgccagacctgatgggtctgggtgaggatagggtgccctctactcgatatcggaaggagcgatcagtaaggtaggctcgtatgatgcgcacgagcctgtctggcactcccagttgatacagcttgaatactaagccgttgtgccataccttgtcgaatgccttcgcgacatcgaaaaacacggctgccgtggtagcgtgaagttgacgccgtacgagaatgtactcggtgagtcggtgagcctgctggggacacgagtgagcggttctgaatccgaactgtatgtcgggtatcaggttgagctccgcgatgtaatgattaagacgcgcgagaattaatctttcgtaaagtttcccgatcgagttaattaagctaataggcctatagctactcggattagctttaggtttattgggttttgggataccgataacaatggaatctttccattgttcggggaacgcgctattagacaatagaatattaaaaatggtaaccagtcccggtctgtccaaaggaggcatgacagtgggcggctcctgtttgaacgcgcgaggcagcttccagaaagccacatgtgatggcttaaggttgccgagcaagcggtcccaacgttcgccgcgaagttccgcgatacgttctcgtaccacccgctgtaggtagcggaggtggcgcctattctcgaccgacggatacctgtcgtaaagtctagtggctctgtgcttctgtgtgagtaagttcctgacctctggaggcaggtttaggcgatgcggttgcatcgtcggaacctgcctggagccgaaacccccgctgcccgagtcaggcagagggggaatataataataaagtggactactatagttaagttgtacacttgcacattaataaataatataaataataataaagaatgcaaaattaaaagaaattaataataataattaagcctaagacttagctttgctggatgtagactggctgggccggaaccccgatgcacgctgtgcaggcccccgcggagaagacacacacggcacgaactgcaactcacaaacacacacgattagcgtgcagaatcgcgaaacacagcacaggtgctaactaacacgatcgtaaaaccgggtaattagcacagataataactaagctacgttctgcgaaggaacgtaacagctgcgagactcaaagagtcccgaacaatagcgcgcgataacaatagctagcccaggtggcctgagcagatagtgcgataacgcaggtaataaaaatattcgaaggaggacagataacgcggcacgtgtgctcgcgttgcctgcctgaatcgaactgatctagccgtttaaagtgggtcaaaatcgcgcccaaagaagtcggttacaaacatacaaacgaacatagaggtgaagctaatataaagcgtataaaataGAACTCTTTCGTCTTTTTATATTTCTAAGTTCTAACAAGTAGGCAATTTATTATCAATTGCAAATTGCAATTTGAAATCAGTTTGACGCCTATTGAGTATTGGCTAAAGCTTTTTCCTTGTCAATCAACAATGTCAAATTTTTCCCAACGACAACGAGCAGTTAACCTAAAGTTTACTATGCTAGGGTATAAACTTTTTCatcttttgtataaattatagaATATTTTTCCTGAAACGAGTTGGTACTTCATCAAAACCTGTGTTCAAAACCCTGTATGAAGTTTCAAGTTAGagctattttgtttattaataaagtcTCGATTTGTTtaagatataattattgttatctaCAGCCTCTACAGGTCGTTTTCTCGACAAGTCAACAATGGCCATAGCGTAACATAAAATAGAGAACATATATTGTTatagtaaaagtgttctgtgcaATAGACTTGTATCATGTGCCATTAAAATGTTCTAAtagatatgaaaatatttgaaatttaatatctttataGTCTTTCtatgaaaattaatattgacTTTGAATTTCCAAAATACAAAGACCAAAATTACAACTTTCCAAGGTAATTTCCAGTTTCCTGCAGTTATTATCCTATCATTTTTAACTGACAAGAATTGACATCTGATAAGTGTTATCAATTATCATTCAGTATCCAATCATGAATTAATTTGTAGTTCCATTCCTGAATCCTGATGTTTGAATAATGAACTAGTTCTTATAAATAGgtaaatttttacattattaaatacatatttaattatttttataattacacaatatgaaaataatggaataATAAGGTATTATTGTACACATTCCTTTAGGTTAGgagtacaattattgtattgtatgcaattttaattttaagacgTGCAGTAGGATCATAACTTAGGAGTCAAGAATTTAAGATCATAAATGGTAAGCTCGCAATAAGAATACATATAATTCAtatgatttcaataaaaattgacCTATGCATACATTccatacttacaataatatgcTAAATGTTACTTATTACCTACAATGGAAGTTACTAAATACATTACACAATAGATAAAGTTCTGTCATAAGTCTTGGTTTGTTTGGTTTGAATAAGAAAGACAAGCATTTACCAATTTTTGCGCCCTCAGGAAaagatttgaataatatttttgtatctcTGCTCTCTACAACATTGAAATATTGTTATGTTTGAAAATTGGCTAACAAACCCAGAGCAGCCACAGTATGTGGTTGCACCTATGGTGGATGCTAGTGAACTTGCTTGGAGACTGTTGTGTAGGAGACACGGTGCTACACTATGCTATACTCCAATGTTACACAGCACAGTCTTTGTAAAGGATCCAAAGTACAGGAAGGAATTCTTTACCACTTGCCCGAAAGATAGGCCATTAATTGTTcaggtaaattaattaattacttaaagtcttttttttaatttttaatatcaaatgtaTAACTATTTTTCATAACTATAGTTTTGCGGTAATAATCCAGAAACTATGGCAGCAGCTGCCAAACTTGTTGAAAGGTCCTGTGATGCTATCGATATTAACCTTGGGTGTCCTCAGTCTATAGCGAAAAGGGGAAAATATGGTGCTTTTCTACAGGATGATTGGGAGCttcttaaaaaaattggtaaGCATAATGatgtatacaaatttaaaatatttttataacatttaattaaccttaaacaaaaataatgacaagcaaaatataatatgtagtaatagttacctatacaaattaaaatacagttttgataatacattttaactaaaaatacaAACCTTAAAGTGTTAATAGTGATGAAGATGTGgtgtttgtttatatttcatCATTCAATTTCATCAATTATTGATTCAGCTTGTTATATTTTTAGCTTCGTGGCATACTGCCAATGCAATCAGGCATATAATTGTCCTTACTTATAACTTATTTGTGtacagttttgttaaatttatagttaaacATTTTTAGTATCAGAAAGGCTTATCAAAATATTACAGTTTCAGCTATGTCTAAAGCCATATCCATACCAATCTCTTGTAAAATAAGGGTTTTTGAGGATATTGAGAAGTCAATAAAGTATGCTTTGATGCTACAAGAAGCAGGATGTAAGTTATTGACTGTCCATGGACGTACAAGAGAACAAAAAGGACCCCTTACAGGTATAGCTAGTTGGGATCATATAAAGATTATAaagtaagttatattatttatactttttttgtgGAAGAGGAGGTCAAACCAGTGATGGgtcctgatgttaagtgatcaccgtcatcCATGTTCCCACTACTCTAGAGGAATCATAGGACTGCTGGCCTGCTGTACTCGCTTATTTTGAAGGGACAGTAGATAATGTTGTATTGTCCTGGATACACTGTGCAAGGAACCAAtatccatagtttggttgtatgtggaagaaagttctttggaAAGTGCACTGTAgggaatgccacacatccaggtgaggatgatataaaaattaattgtgtGTCATGCGAAGGTTGACTATGGCAAAGTGAATTATGTCAAAGAGCTATTCGGCACACTccataaatgtggtagaagatacacaatgtaATGACATATCTATGCAATGCTAAGTGATCtagctaaatatttttatatcagccATCACAGATGACCAATCGGGTTAACTTACCGATAGGTAATCAACTCCACCCATTTCGAATCTGATGGAAAACATGTAATTGATactttacaatatttacatttatgtaTTTTGCAACACAAAAAGCAGTTTCccataatatgtatgtaaataaataacaattatttcatGACTTAGTGTGAAATTAATtgcgatattatttttataaccacttagatataataattattttgcttGTCTTAGTAATGTTTGTTTTTCTTTGTATTCCAAGATCATTATTTACCTCATAATTACAGGCAAAATCTGTCTTAACAACATTGAACAGACTTTAGTTACAATTCATGGAAACAATCTatgtatataatgaaaatgatctttggctcaatcacgcctaaaccactgatcgtatcgacatgaaactaccaccattcgatgcgaaatttatcctagatggtttatggctacttatttttagaattccaacgttcttttgttaatttatttccttttaaaattcgcccagcgaagcggacgggaacggctagtataaatatattattaatgtataagACTACATTCTTTCATTTCAAAtcaaatgtatatttaaaaagagcCCTGTAGAGTCGAGTATATcgttttaagaaaatttattgaattagatgttattttgcggaaaatcttcaatcaattcgacacgtgtttctccTCTACACTTCTACAGTCTTGTGCCAtttggcaagtcaacatctcctgaggatgcctcgtgtagaggtgaaacaagtgtcgaattgattgaagacaaatcttagcagaatttacactcaagaaggctcaaaACAATTGGATAAATCGTTAATTTCAATtcgatacctccacgcgttcTGATATAATGGGTCTTGACAGATAGACAGGCGGACAACAAAGTGATCCTATACGGGCTCCGTTTTATTCTTTTGAGGCGTTCCGTAGAACCctaaaatggaataatttagttttatcattatcATTGTACTACTGTACTGTATTCATAACTACTACATAATTTGAGATATTCCTTTATTTTTTTCCTTGTTTGTACcatattttcttgttttttgttacatttttgtGAAGTTTTCCTGTGGATACTGAGACCTTTATAGGATCTATTGTTTCCTTTGCCCATCTATGTTACAGCATCTTTCTGGTAGGTGTCCTTTAATTTGCAATGTGCAGAGATGACATCTGTGGGGTTTCGTATATGACCCATGGCTTAGTTTATGCAAAGCCATGCTCAAATTTGTAGCCTAGAGCCGCTTAGCTTGCCTAAGACCTAGTAACAAAAGCATTGGCTCTCATCATCTCATCACTCATTGGATTAGATACTTCGCGGATTTCCTGACTCTTCATGACTATAGAGTCTGGATTCTCCCACACCATAGAAGTGATCAGGTCCATTGAAGGTTGAAGAAGCTCGTTTCTCGCCTAGCTCATCGGCTATCTCGTTCCTTTTATATCTCTGTGCCAAGGTACCAACAGCGGAGTGATCTTGTTGTCACACAGATGCTCGCTCCATTTAGTGTGGAGCGCACTGCATTTGCTGTGTTCATGTTTCATCCTTTTCATAACATAATCTTAATCTATGAGACATACTGAGTCCCATGTGTGTAATAAATGCGAATAGCGGGTCAATTCCTTGGTTGGTCTCGCAAAAAAAGTGCTACTGTTGTCAGAAAAATATTGTGTAGTATACGCACAGCAGTTCACAGCACAAGTAAACTAAAGTCTACacttaataaactaaatatgtatatacacaTCTAGACAAAAACCGAAATATCCATAAACTCCTAATATGGAGGGAGTGAGACAGATGTGGGGTCGGGACTCGGGACTAATCCGTTTATCTCACTACAATTCTCTAAAAACCTAGCTTACCTAGCCGCCCAAGCGCTgttgaataatttataaaattatgatagttagtttaaaataaatgatatgttATAGGAATGCTGTGTCCGTACCAATGTTTGCGAATGGAAATATCCAATGTCTAGAAGATGTGCACCGATGTATAGAGTATACAAAAGTTAATGGTGTAATGAGTGCTGAAGGCAACCTGACAAATCCTGCCATATTTGAAGGAATCAATCCAATTTCCTGGGAGATTGCGCTTGAATATCTTGATTTAGTGGAATCATATACATGTCCGACATCCTTTATTAGAGgtcatttgtttaaaatatttcataaaatgtaagTAGTACCCAAA of the Leptidea sinapis chromosome 41, ilLepSina1.1, whole genome shotgun sequence genome contains:
- the LOC126976602 gene encoding tRNA-dihydrouridine(16/17) synthase [NAD(P)(+)]-like isoform X1; translation: MFENWLTNPEQPQYVVAPMVDASELAWRLLCRRHGATLCYTPMLHSTVFVKDPKYRKEFFTTCPKDRPLIVQFCGNNPETMAAAAKLVERSCDAIDINLGCPQSIAKRGKYGAFLQDDWELLKKIVSAMSKAISIPISCKIRVFEDIEKSIKYALMLQEAGCKLLTVHGRTREQKGPLTGIASWDHIKIIKNAVSVPMFANGNIQCLEDVHRCIEYTKVNGVMSAEGNLTNPAIFEGINPISWEIALEYLDLVESYTCPTSFIRGHLFKIFHKIFSCPDNNDERELLATGQNINDFKKVCIMLREKYLPYHLGLKHFEDEGNFTRQGFDLILPPWICQPYVRMTPQEHTEKMDLIRKNLLENNDTSVKRNNDDPDENTISKKKLKKLKRIMRRPLKPDASQHGRPGEICVSDVCPNPLGGKCAFKMCKKCCRNKCFEEDLDCAGHRILVHTRRQVARKFSLEHDKIKSFEDKT